The following nucleotide sequence is from Rattus norvegicus strain BN/NHsdMcwi chromosome 13, GRCr8, whole genome shotgun sequence.
TGAAAATGGGAATTCCATGAAAATGACATTACTTGGAATATATTtggttttgacttttatttttaattttttcctttttttcggagctggggaccgaacccagggccttgtgcttgctaggcaagcgctctaccactgagctaaatccccaagccctatttttaaatttttaagctAATATTTTTACAATGTTATATACAGGTCAAGTGTAGATTGACATAATAAAAGTTAAATGTTGTCAATTAAGAACAAGTTGCTGTGGTCTTAAGACATGTCCCACAAAAAGGCTCTCATGCTGAAGGCTTGGTTCTAAGCAGTTGGCAATACTGTGAGGTGACTGAATCATAAGGACACTAGCGTTACCAGTGCGTCAGTCCATTAACGAGCTCACAGCATACAGCATACAGGAGGCAGGACCCTGCTGGAGAACAGGCTTCTGTGGTGCCTTTAAAGGTCAGCCTAGCTCTTGAATGTTGTTCCCTTGCAGTTTGCTAACTATGTGAGGTGAGGTGATGAGCTACCCTATGCCATGCCTTTCTGCCAGTGTACTTACTGGCCCAGACACACAGAACAGAGCAACCACAGACTTGAAACTGTCATCAACAAAACTACATCTTTCCTCCTTTCAAATTTCTCATGTAATTTTCACAACAAAGGAAAAGCTCATAAACAAATatgttattaaaatttatttaaacagAAAAACCCAGATAATCATTCCAGGAACTAAAGTTTTACAGTTTTCCTGAAAGTTTTAAGGCAAGCACACCAAATGACCTGTGTAAatgaagagagaggcagaaatgaagagagaggcaggagtgTGCTAAGGCTGGGGTCAGGGGAACATGATTCTTCTTCCTGAGAAATAGACTTACATTGTCTTGCTCTGTGGGAAAGGCACCAATCCCAACTCTAGTGGTGTAAGCTTTCACAACTCCATACACTTCTCCAACATTTTGAGGGGGCATACCCAGACCTGTACAGACACCTCCAACAGTGCAGTTTGAAGAGGTTACAAAAGGGTAAGttcctagaaaacaaacaaacaaacaaaccactgaaatgaTCACACGTACACAAACACTCTAACACAGAATTACCACTAAGACATGCATATGAGTTCACTCCAGGCATCTGAAAGACTTGACCATAACTGTCACTGTCCTCTCTCAAGTGCTCAATGTTTTAACTTTGAGTCTCTATCTGTAACGTTAAAAGGCAGTTACAAATGCAGGTGGTTAGAACTTTAACTGAGGAACTTTAGTTACAGAGAACCCCAGAGTATGGGCAGTTGTTAACTTGGCTCTCTAAATACATGCTGACTAGTTAGAGGATCTTATGTAGAAACCCACCTACATATTTTGACTGGGTCCTCTTAATTCCAAGCAAATGACTCCCTGGAGGACATATTTAGGGtgcagcaggacccagggcaacAGTAATTTTGCGGTGTTCACCATTTCCCCAGCTTTTAAACTCTATTCAGAGAAATCCTCAAGTTACAGGAACAATTATGAGGGTGCATTTCCCTTCCCTTCATACTGAACCACTCACCCTGCTAATTGTACACTCTCTTTCCAGATTGAAAAGTCATATCATAGGATAAAAGGATAAATATATCCATTATAGACAAAGATATTCTCTGTAACTAGTATCTAGAGCCAATGAAATGTCCCAAGGCTGAGGGAAGGCTCAGCAgataggagcacttgctgctcttccagaggaccccgctttgattcccagcacccacatgatggttcacagccatctgtaactgtaTTTCCAAGAGATCCAAAACTTCAGGCCTCTTCAGATCCAAAACTTGGGTCCTTTCACCCATGTGGTATACaaaatgcatgcaggcaaaacactcaaaccataaaacaaaaataaacaaattaaaaaaaaagagagagagagaaagaaatgtcacCCAGAACTGTTAACAgtataagaaaacatttcaatatAACCACCAACAGACTAAGGAAGACAGTCATCTAGGTAAGTTTAGCGTAACCATGAGGATGGGAGAAATGCTGAGTCTACAGAAAGTCTCATGCACAGAGTTGGCATAAACAGGCTTTCCTAGACCTCAACATAGGTTTAGTCcaatttccatattttaaaagacTCAGGGGCGATTATTATTTTACAGTTCCAGAGAAACAGTAGTTGAATAAATCAACAATTCACAATCTGCAGAACTCCAAACCCACAGAATCCAAAAGATTCCATTTTTAATGTAAAACTTATACTGTGCTTGCTacaatgttctttaaaaaaaaaaaaaaaccaaaaaaacaaaaaaaccttactaTATATGACAAGCTACCTCATTCCCAAATACACAAGCTAACGCACTATTTATAGCCTCCCTAATGCTAACAGTAACATTCATGTCTAAGCACTTTGGGCCCAGTCAAGCTACCTGGAGACCGTATCTCACTTACCAAAGTCAATATCTAACAGTGCTGCGTTCGCACCTTCTACCAAGATTTTCTTGGGGGGTCCATGGAGGGCCTCATATAGGAAATAAACTCCATCTCTCACCATCGGTTTAATCCTTTCCATATAACCCtacacaaagacaaaaaccagTTTCCATGTGCACTAATACATTGTAACACCAGTCAAAGTGTAAACTACCTGGCCTTCCACAGTGGAAACTGACAAATCGGACCTGAAAGGCACTGGTGACAGGCTTCATCCTAGTGCAACATTTGGATTAGCTTTGGTCTCTCAGAAGAGTGATTAGTAAAACAAGGGTGGGGGAAGTGGCACAGTAGCAGAGTACTTACCGAGCACGTGTGAGGTCCTaagcaacacacatacacacgcgctaTAACATGTAAAGGTTCTATAACAACTTCACTGGAAACAGCGTAAATGCTCACTTCATAAACTAGCTTTCAGGAAGAATAAAAAGAGCTACTATCTGTTTATATTAGATGGCATTTTTTCAAGGTATTTGAAAAGCTGCATTTATAATCCACATAACTAACAATTTTCAAGTTCAGACACCGAAATGTGGTAAGGACACAAACCACACTGCCAAGATTGCAACATTAGTGACCGAGTGCTGTCACCGTTTACAACACTGTAATATGTCATCAGTCGACAGCACCAAATACTAACATGCGTTGCTAGTAATGTTCAACTTCAGAAATGTTTAAGTAAAAATTGTAAATACAAGTTTCCCTGAGGACTGCTGTACAGCAACAAAACCTGGGTTTGACTATGGCACCAGGAAAAATCATCCCAGAAGCTGTTCCCAGGAACCTGTGTGAGTATGTCGCACCTGCTAATGAATGTCTGTCTGGCCCCTCCTTAGCATCTGTCTTTAAcctcttatttatattttagtcctttctctatgGCTAACACAAAGCCCTGGTTCAACATATGCTGCTTAGGAAAACCTTCCCTGGCTTCTTTTgttgttcctttttctccccttgagcctcccctcccctcctgctcTAGGCTGAGCTCGTGCAGGCCAGGCTGGGCTCCACCTCAGGGTGCAGCAGAGGAGGAACTTCAGCTGGTGATCagcttcctgcttccacctcccaagtgcaagGAGTGctggtgtgtgccactacacccaaTTTATACGAACCATAAACAGAACCAAGGTCCACAACTATTAAAGAATGACATATAGTATGTAGATTTTACTCAGttctgaaaacaaaattaatactTTTAAAGAAGTAATCAGCAGACATATAGGAAACAAAGTGAGGTTTACCAATGACTGAGAAGGCATTGCTAATGCAGGCACCAGTGGATCTCACAGCTACCACTGGTAGTTTTCTCTGATGGCCAGTAAAGTTAATCGTCTCAGAAACTGTTATCAATCCTACCAGCTGACTTCAACTTTTCCAACAGTTCTCCACGGCCTCCTAAATCATAGCTAAGTCTCCTGCAAATGCATTTGAGACCTGTGATCTGGCTACTTCCGCATATCCTTCCTTTTCCCACCCAGCACTACATCTAGACCTAACTGTGTGACGTCACTGACATGCTACGCCCAGGGATGACTGGTCACTAGTTAATACACAAAGCTGAAATGTATCAAAATCTCAAATGTTAGTTTGGCAAGTTAGTATTTAAAGTCCACGACTAAGCTAAGAAAGCATTACCTTGAGTTGTTGTAATTCACCTTCAATGTCTATTTCCAAAGTCGGATATATAGATTTATACTGGTTAGCTAGAACTTTGAACCTGAGAAATAAACATATCATGGCATTAACTATATAGAAgaatatttcaaataatatcaTCCAAGTCAAGTGATTTCTATGCCTTATAAATGGTCTTAAAAGTAAATTAGTTTTGAAATTGAAGTTACTTttggagaaataaaattaaagtaagaggggttggggatttagctcagtggtagagcgcttgcctaggaagcgcaaggccctgggttcggtccccagctccgaaaaaaagaaccaaaaaaaaaaaaaaaaaaaaaaattaaagtaagaaaacaaacatgaagTAAATTATGCACTCAAGAACATTTTCATGTTTAAGGAAAAATATAATTAAGGTGATGTGTGTGGTTAAAGAAAAAAGACTGGAATAACTAAAATCTGAAAATATAGAGGACGGACATTACAATACAATTCTACTATGTGAAGAAGTCAAAGGGGGCAGTCTGCGTGACACTCAGCAGCAATTATCTCTCGGACTTTTCAGTGCCATGGCCTGCCAGTGCAAGTGTATAACtacattttccatgaaaataattttacaaaggATATGTCAATATAgcatttctacttttaaagatgtatccaAAAAATTTACCAGGACCTGGAAGGCTAGTTATTTCTGGATGGGAAGACATAATGGGTCCCTGACCCTGAAATACCAAAACCAGATCCTACCTAGGACATGGTTAGCACATCAGAATGCCACATTGGGAACATTTCCTTTCACAGAAACCAGTTCACATATCAGTCCTCAAAGACAGTACACGGCTGTCTCTGTTCTCTTAGGATACCATTCTTCACAgtcatcaggtttttttttttttttttttttttttttgttctttttttcggagctggggaccgaaccaagggccttgcgcttcctaggcaagcgctctaccaccgagctaaatccccaacccctatcaggttatttttatgAAGTAAATGTAAATACTAATGTTCCAATTATTTTGTACTCTGGGTCTTAAAAAtctgggtttctttgttttttttgttttgttttgatttaataGTGAAAAAACAAGTAAGTCTTTTACCTCTCAGAGAAGCCATCGAAGTCAGAAACAAGATCACACATCCGAAGTCCACTCCGAGCAGCTTTAGAGGAATATACAGGGCCGATACCCTTTTTCGTGGTAcccaaacttaaaaaacaaaccaaaacagctTTAAGTTACACAGGAAGATGGAAGTCTTGTTGTCGGACAGATCTTTTCAAAGAAGGAAGTTACATCTGATTATTTTCTATTTGTGCAATTTCCTATGAGCCTATTAGCACGATCTAACTGCTCTTCTTTGAAACCTAGGGAAAGATTCTTATCTATctggggttttggtttgtttattcttGGCTCAGAATTTATACATAAGGATGTATGAAGATGTCCTCaaactatataaaaatgaaatatgtatgtCATACTTTTTTCCTGCTTGCTCTTGTCTCTGCTGTTCCTGGATACCATCAGCTGCTTGATGAAAGTCAAACACTGAGGAGAAATCAAACAAACCACAGCTGTTACTAAAACAAAGATAACATGCAAGGTAAAAATATTTCACTCCAAACTACTTAGACTACAGAGACTCCCAACCTTGCTTAAAGTAACAGTGAGATACGTTTCTAAAAGTAGTAATAACAGCTCACACTTGTAATTTCAGAAGTAAATAGGCAGTAGTATTGGGATCAcaacaagtttgaggtcagcctgggctatgtgttgagttgcaggccagcctggattatacatttgaagaaagcaaaaaaagaagaaaaagacaaaaggccAATTTTAGAATATCTTACCctaaaaaaaactcaataaagttCAATCTCTAACAGTAAAGTTCAATCTCTAAAGAtacttccccctttcttttttttttttttttctttttttcttttttccggagctggggaccaaacccagggccttgtgcttgccaggcaagcgctctaccactgagctaaatccccagccccctacttccccctttcttcctctacatCTTTAAGTTCTGGACCCAAGGTGTCTAGAGCTCACCTCCatgcctctcctttcttcctccataGGCCCCAACTTCACATTACCTTTCTCTAAAACCATACTCTAGTCTGTGTGCCTCTTTCCACTCTTCCACTTCTCTAGTACATCCAAAACTTTCTTGCCAAGACACAAACAAGTCATCACACCTTTGTCTTTGAAACTTAATGGCTTTCTTCTACTCTTCGGAAAAAAAGTCTTATATGGCAAATGCCGTCCTGCTCATACCAGCAGTCCCTGACTACAACTGGAGGCTCGCTGTGCAGTGAACCTCtttctgtgtgtacatacacagacactccCTCCCACGCACTCTGGGTACTGGAACAATGACAGTTTGCTAGTTAATTTCTGTAGCATTAAGTGCTCAAATATTTACTGTCTGACTACATAAGCAGCTTACAGACTGCCAGGTCTAGGCTTTTGGTTTCTGAACTTCTAATGAAACTTTATCTACTTAACTTTATAATTAACCATAAAACTCACCAGTTTCAGGTATACAATTCAATGATTTTTGCATATTGTGCCACTATTTCTTTCTACCAATTATgttatttcaaaataaacataCTGAAATATGCAAATGTTAAGCAGAATAGCTGAGTTTTTAGAGTTAGGGGAAACATTTGTAAAATAACAACTTAAAAACATGAGAAGATACCCATTAGATATAGAAACTAGAAAACTGATAAAACCTGGACTGAAGCTGCCCTCTCAGAGCCTTAGACTCCAAGCTACGCAGGAACTGTTGTTCCTCTATCTCCTGCTTTTCCAGACACTGTACAAAACAGGAGGGTAGCCCACCTACAGCCTGCTTGGCAAGGAAAAGTTAGTTTGGTTTGTATAATTATCAGTTTTCTCTGGCAAGGCTGGTGAGAGTTTTGAGGGTTTTATATTTCAATTACATTACAGACGCTGAGTTTGCAGTGTGTACATTAATACATGGCTCAGTACTACATAAGTGGGTAAAAGAGAATCCTTAAAATTATCCTGAAATATTACATATTAAGTGATAGCTACAAGAATGTCACtgaaatgatatttttaatagACCAATACTGGAAAAActtaattttcaacaaatgtcaAGGGGATAAAATTTTTGGTATATTCATAATGAAATTTGAggtaataaatctttaaaacagaaaatttgCTTCAAGAAGCAATAGCAATAGAATTGTAATAATTATAGGCAGACTGTTCAGTGGAAGCCAGATGTAAAACACAGGATAAActacaattttaaataaattttcaaatgtCACAATTAATCTATAAGAGAAGTAAGAGCTGTGGTCACTTTTGATCAAAGGGAAGAGATAATGACTCAGAAAAATCATTGAAGCCATTTTTCCAGGGACTTGgaaactatatattttaaagtctgtACTGGTTgagtattttatgtttttgtgaaTTTCAGTCTATCATGTTATACTGCAAACTGCTATCGTATGATTAGTTTATTATCATATTCCTATCCTGTTGCCTAGACAATAGCCTTTCTAAAGTATTTCAGAAGCCAGGATTATCCATTAGGAATTGCTTCATTAAACATTAACTTTGCAAGTCAGTTATGACTGAGGGACTAGAATATGCCATATACTTTCTTCTGAATGAAACAGCATTTGCATTTAAATACTTATTTTCCGTGATCAGACAAGTTAAAAATGCAACTAGAAAAACTACAAATAAACAGTTGACAGAAAGCAGTTGAGctgtattttcaaaaattaatttggAACTCTGACACAAAGGTACTGCCTTCCTAGGCCCCAGGAAGCTATTAGTATAATCAGAACAATGACTTTCATATTTAGAATTTGAATGCCAATTATTTTTGACTACTCTCTCTGAAGTTGTTTTGAATATTGCTTGTTTTCTACAGTTCTAGACActgaaagaccccccccccaaaagcccTGAGAATTAGTCTAATTTTTAAACGGAAAGATTACTATATATTCTGAGCAGTTTCATTAGTACCCATGTAAAGGTGTTGTTATAAATAAATTTGAGTTTTACTTTTGATACTGGTAAGTACTCAGGATTTTCTACCACTTAGTTACATTCCCAGCCCTCAGCATAAGCTTTATCAACACACTTAATAAAACACTGCACTCAGTACAGCCCACAGCTAACACCTTTGCCTGTTACCTTGTGCCTCATCTCCACTGGGGCTTCATAACAATATAATGGGAAAGACATTTTTCATATAAAAAGCAATGTAAATTCAATAGTTTTCTTCAAAAcgttatttttactttataattttttGTGCACTGGGCATGTATCTGCACATGTCAAGCAGCTCAGGTCACATTACAAGGCACGCACGCTTATTGGCTGAGTTATAGTGCCATTATTTTACTGCATTACAGAAGTGACATACCAGGCTCAAATCTGAAGCTGTTACCTAGCCACACTGTTACTTGACTTCCACTTTGGTTGAgaccttttaaaaagagaacaatgACCTAGATGGTAGtagcacgtgcctttaatccccacactcaggacagcagaggcaggtggatctctgagttccaacctggtctacagagtgagttctaggacagccaaggctacatacaaataaaaacctgtcttgaaacaaacacacaaacaaaagaaataaataaaaataaataagtaagtaaatatgagggggagagagaaagagaaaaaataatgctAAAAATTCAGCGGCTACTGTATCACGATAGAAACCTTTTAATAGCTTCGGGTCCATACCAAAGCTCTCTATTGAATCCCCTACTACTCTTTTGAGGTTATCGTCTTGTAAACATGTCACTGCTGATTAATCCTATTGGTTCAGGAACGATAACCAAAAAGAAGACACCAAACTCACTGGGGACAGCTGAAATTAATTTTAGAATCTAGTTCTAATTCATGGAGAAAACTAGTGTGAATGAAGAGGGGTAATTTATCACATGTGCAGGCAATTGTTCTAAAGACTGAATTCATCACATGTACGGACAGTCATTCTAAAGATTTGCCAAAGGGTAAATGCGTTCTTAGAGGAACGTCAACGCATACAAACCAGTGCTTCCTATTTCTATGGTTTTCTCTTGAACAACTAAAGCCACGAGAAAGCACGGCTCTGGTACCCTCCGCTGAGCTATGCTCGGCTTCAGAAACAGGTGTTTCAATCTCGTCCTTGTCAAAACAAAGCATCGAGATCTTATTATGTATTTAACTTCAACTACAATCCTTAAAAACCAACACAGAAATAATTCATTACTAAAAGCTTTCTCATGATACAGGTGACTAAAAGGCAGCTATAAATAAGAACAAATGGCCTCCATACCAATATGAGCTCTGTCCGATATGATAAGCCTTTTTTCCCAGCCATCTAGACCTAGGAAAGAAAAGATAGACTTTATCAAACATTCTCTGCAACAATTTTTAAGACTTAATTTCTTTATGAACAGAATGTCTACAAGTGTTCTTACTGAAGCAATCATGTATGTATCTCTCCTTCTGCATGGGAAGGAAGCATTGGGCTTATCAAGTTTGTCACTGGTCTTAATGTACAAGTTCATTCACACTCTCATCTCCAAATATTTCGTTCTAAAGAGTTCCCGTCTCAAGTTACAGTCACATAAAATATTCCTAAGAACcccccaaacaaaaaaacagcaggaaaatattttctggactaAGTTTGGAGATCAGGTATATAGTATTGGGGAAATTCAAGAAAAGGAAGTTGGTTTTAGTAATGCCACCCTTCCTAAATGAGTTATAAAGAAATATGACTGgacaaaaaataatgaaataatatttcTCCACAGTATTTAGAGGACTCATGTAGTATATCTCAGTGATGAGAGAGATGCATCTCCCCATAAGAGATCAAGAGCAGGGCCTGTGAGCTTTCACACCTGGGTCTCATCACCCAATTAATTAGGGGGAGACTAGAGATTAGGACATGGGTAAATAATGAGCAGAGACAGTGGGGGAGACAGAGCGTCTTAGTCAAGAACATTTAAGGGTGGATTGTTTTAAACCAAACACAACTCAAACAGATAGAGAGCATTTTAAAGCTGAACTCATCTTGAGGGAAACTGTCTGAAGAATGCCCCTTAACTGTGGATTACTTGCCTTGTAAATAAATCCCTCCCACCCTATAGAGCACCCACAGCAGGACTCAAGGACGTTTCTTTCAGGTCAGTGCATGATACCTTGCTTCGGGAAAAACCCTTTCAAGGCTGCAGCAGTAGAGTCCAGAAGAAGACTAGCAATGTGCAAAAGCTCCGAGAGCTGGTCGTGGGCAGTGTCACTCTAGCTACCTTAAGATCAAGTGTAGAGGTAATGAACACTTCGAAGACTTGGTACCTTCACAGAGGTCTACGAGAATGCTATCCTTGATTAGATATAGTAACTATGAGTGAAATTTAAACTCATATAAAAATGTGTTCCATAATAATCTGAAAATTCTAAGTACAGGACAAATATTCATCAGTCTATTCGGCATGAGATCTTACTGAAACTGTATAACACATTACAGTTAAACCCATTCGTTCATACCTTTCCCCttttgaacatttttctctgcttcttcAAACAGTCCAGGAAGATGAATTACCACTCCATTGCCTACAAGAAACAAACAATCCTCTACCTTAAACACCTGTAATTataatacagacatacacataaatgttAAAATGTTGACATCTATAATAACTATTCTGAACGGAACAAGTtacattcattttttcttttttctttttttttttttcggagctggggaccgaacccagggccttgcgctcgctaggcaagtgctcttccgctgagctaaatccccaacccccaagttacATTCATTAATAGGACACTGCATTTTATTAAGGAATTCCCACAGAAAGTACTCAAAGTTTGTAATATGTATGTAAGTGATAGGGGATATAAATACTAAAATTATGTTCAAAATAACTTGGAATTCTCTGTAACAAATGAATTATGTTTTGAAAAAAACTATGGGTACATCTGGGTCACCTTCTACACCAATATCTTTCAGAACCACACCCTGCTAGTGATCACAAAATTAATTTAATGTGACATGAGCATTTGTACACAACAGAATATAAATTATCAGATGCAAGGGTTTAGAGTGAAATATTTCCTATCAAGAGTCAGAGTTGAAAGTCTTTGGAAAACTCATTGATAACCAGAACTTCTCTATAGAATGAAAGCTATGATGCCCACGGGTGGCTGCAAGGTAAACATCCTGGGACCCACGTCTGCAAAAGGCCTGGTAAGCAGTTCCACATATCTGTACTAGAAGGTATCATGGCCAAAGTTAGTGAGGCATCAAGGCACAATCTGGTCAGTGAAAAGTGACACTGGTTTTGCCCCTGAGAAGTGCGGTTTAAGTACTCACCAATGAAGGCAGTGACATTTGGGTTGATTATCCCACTAGGTAAGAGGTGAAAGTCATACTCCACCGAGTCTACGACAACTGTGTGGCCAGCGTTATTCCCTCCCTGAAACAGAGCAAGGGACACTGAGCCTCATAATAAATATGGCAAAGAGCTTAACTTTCCTAAGTGAGTTTACTAATTCTTGCTGAACGTAGATACAATCCaaggaaactcaaaaaaaaatctataattgtttgtgttttgctttccACACTACAGTCTATTTGTGTGATTGCTGTGAAAGAATCAAGAAATTTGTGATTTCGaagtcacatttatttttaagagaagGGGTAGGAAAGGCACAACTAATTTAGTTTTTTAGGCTGACTTTGGCCCTGTATAGGATATGTATCAATCTAATCATgattctttacacacacacacacacacacacacacacaaacacacacacacacagactctacAGTAAGAGACAAGTTATTCTAAACATGCTCAGGTTACCCCCATTGCTCTTTGATATGTCAAGCAAGGCTGGATCTGAAATTGTTATGCTTGCATGGATTTAAA
It contains:
- the Adss2 gene encoding adenylosuccinate synthetase isozyme 2; translated protein: MSISESSPAATSLPNGDCGRPRARPGGNRVTVVLGAQWGDEGKGKVVDLLAQDADIVCRCQGGNNAGHTVVVDSVEYDFHLLPSGIINPNVTAFIGNGVVIHLPGLFEEAEKNVQKGKGLDGWEKRLIISDRAHIVFDFHQAADGIQEQQRQEQAGKNLGTTKKGIGPVYSSKAARSGLRMCDLVSDFDGFSERFKVLANQYKSIYPTLEIDIEGELQQLKGYMERIKPMVRDGVYFLYEALHGPPKKILVEGANAALLDIDFGTYPFVTSSNCTVGGVCTGLGMPPQNVGEVYGVVKAYTTRVGIGAFPTEQDNEIGELLQTRGREFGVTTGRKRRCGWLDLVLLKYAHMINGFTALALTKLDILDMFTEIKVGVAYKLDGETIPHFPANQEVLNKVEVQYKTLPGWNTDISNARTFKELPVNAQNYVRFIEDELQIPVKWIGVGKSRESMIQLF